In Montipora foliosa isolate CH-2021 chromosome 13, ASM3666993v2, whole genome shotgun sequence, one DNA window encodes the following:
- the LOC137981974 gene encoding uncharacterized protein, producing MESGSRKKRDDIVITRPDKGSGVVILDKTEYVSLLKESSISDETKFIPISLERPKAKGRPPKHYHPLLKKERELSSIVKKILPQPIADSLIQKGSRLAHHYGLPKTHKTKLAVRPILSATGTYNYKLAKWLDEKLKPLSVNDQSINDIFSFADDLQGIKIDKQDILVSYDVSSLFTNVPVDETIKILVEKASKTIGSTKNMTLTSQKLTL from the coding sequence aTGGAATCCGGATCCCGGAAGAAGAGAGACGACATCGTAATTACACGACCGGATAAGGGTTCGGGAGTTGTGATCTTAGACAAAACAGAGTATGTCAGCCTACTGAAGGAATCATCTATTAGCGATGAAACTAAATTCATACCCATCAGCCTCGAAAGACCAAAGGCAAAGGGAAGACCTCCGAAGCATTATCACCCGCTACTTAAAAAGGAGAGGGAATTGTCCTCTATCGTGAAGAAAATTCTTCCGCAACCCATAGCTGACTCACTGATACAAAAGGGTTCCAGACTTGCACACCATTATGGTTTACCAAAGACGCACAAGACGAAACTAGCGGTCCGCCCGATCCTGTCAGCGACAGGAACCTATAATTACAAGCTTGCTAAGTGGCTTGACGAAAAGCTAAAACCTTTGTCCGTCAACGACCAAAGCATTAATGACATCTTCTCATTTGCTGATGACCTTCAGGGgataaaaatcgataaacaGGACATTTTAGTGTCATATGATGTTTCCTCTCTTTTCACAAACGTACCTGTGGATGAAACAATCAAAATCCTAGTGGAGAAAGCTTCAAAGACAATTGGTTCAACAAAGAATATGAccttaacatcacaaaaactaaCCTTATAG